One Desulfovibrio fairfieldensis genomic window carries:
- a CDS encoding helix-turn-helix domain-containing protein, whose product MSETPAPYGFPPQRDFASQYRRVFEAAACKTRAELAVALGIRLSAVSDAERRKAVPSDWLITLFEKKRINPEWVRMGQGGRMVRTRDEPGVSPASAAVTSRPAAECTTEDLLAEIMRRALKSAG is encoded by the coding sequence ATGTCTGAAACGCCCGCCCCATATGGCTTCCCGCCACAAAGAGATTTTGCCTCGCAATACCGCCGCGTTTTTGAGGCCGCCGCGTGCAAGACGCGGGCGGAACTGGCTGTTGCCCTGGGCATCCGGCTATCGGCCGTTTCCGACGCCGAGCGGCGCAAGGCCGTGCCGTCCGATTGGCTCATAACCCTTTTCGAGAAAAAACGGATCAATCCGGAATGGGTACGCATGGGGCAAGGAGGCAGGATGGTGCGGACCAGGGATGAGCCCGGCGTCAGCCCCGCTTCCGCCGCCGTCACAAGCAGACCGGCGGCGGAATGCACGACTGAAGACCTGCTGGCGGAAATTATGCGCCGTGCTTTGAAAAGCGCCGGTTAG
- a CDS encoding helix-turn-helix domain-containing protein: MTANKVDPSIFGAELAALRRKCGMTQADLGRASNINPQYISLLENGKREAGLSTIVALAQALGVLPGVLINTYVVNRSIDRKINKGKPPQD, from the coding sequence ATGACGGCCAATAAGGTAGACCCTTCTATTTTCGGTGCGGAGCTTGCAGCCTTGCGCCGAAAATGCGGAATGACCCAAGCGGACTTGGGCAGGGCTTCCAATATCAATCCCCAATATATCAGCCTGCTTGAGAACGGCAAGCGCGAGGCGGGGCTTTCCACCATTGTGGCATTGGCGCAGGCTCTGGGCGTTCTGCCGGGGGTCCTGATCAATACGTATGTGGTGAATCGATCTATAGATCGAAAAATAAATAAAGGGAAGCCCCCCCAGGATTAG
- a CDS encoding EAL and HDOD domain-containing protein, protein MLFFARQPIFTVRGTLYGYELLFRDQSNLAAANIQDGSQATSEIIVDGISFASAHSGARTKVFINIPDELLRSEILESLSPDMCILEILETVPCTRENIAVLRHLKSLGYTLALDDYRGQRGVEGFLDLVDIVKVDFQSAPARRLAGISEGLRTRGVTMLAEKVESYQEAEWAGNAGYELLQGFYFQRPELISAKRLTPDAHTKLRILYYLASGRIERKELFALLSYSPQLAFRLLNFVNSVAFSFREKIDSIKQAIVLMGVDRLRRWLSAMLIADQSHTSDTARELSILCVFRAHFLRDIAASSGSPYAEQLFALGLFSTLDAMHRTSFENLFERAFLNEAVKKALISQEGDFYPWLKAVLCLETGNIDEAARLFAALGVFDLREIVKKYRTAMTLASTFHTFAETL, encoded by the coding sequence ATGCTATTTTTTGCACGACAACCCATATTCACGGTACGCGGCACACTATACGGATATGAACTGCTCTTTCGGGATCAGTCCAATCTGGCCGCCGCCAATATTCAGGACGGCAGCCAGGCGACCTCGGAAATCATTGTCGACGGAATTTCGTTTGCTTCCGCCCACTCCGGCGCGCGCACGAAAGTTTTTATAAACATACCTGATGAACTGTTGCGCAGTGAGATCCTTGAATCCCTGTCGCCGGACATGTGCATTCTCGAAATCCTGGAAACAGTTCCCTGTACGCGGGAGAATATTGCCGTCCTGCGGCATCTGAAATCCCTCGGTTACACCCTGGCCTTGGATGATTACAGGGGGCAGCGGGGAGTGGAAGGTTTCCTTGATCTTGTGGATATCGTGAAGGTGGATTTCCAGAGCGCGCCCGCCCGGCGGCTGGCGGGCATCTCGGAAGGCCTGCGCACGCGCGGCGTCACGATGCTGGCGGAAAAAGTGGAAAGCTACCAGGAGGCGGAATGGGCCGGGAATGCGGGGTACGAGCTGCTTCAGGGCTTTTATTTTCAGCGCCCCGAGCTGATCTCCGCCAAAAGGCTGACCCCCGACGCGCACACCAAATTGCGGATATTGTACTATCTGGCCTCCGGCAGGATAGAACGGAAAGAACTGTTCGCTCTTCTTTCCTATAGCCCGCAACTGGCGTTCAGGCTGCTCAATTTTGTCAACTCGGTCGCCTTTTCTTTCCGGGAGAAAATAGACTCAATAAAACAGGCCATCGTGCTCATGGGCGTGGACCGGCTGCGCCGCTGGCTTTCGGCCATGCTCATCGCCGATCAGAGCCACACTTCCGACACCGCGCGGGAACTGTCCATACTGTGCGTCTTCCGCGCGCATTTCCTGCGCGATATAGCCGCCTCCAGCGGCTCCCCCTATGCCGAGCAGCTTTTCGCGCTGGGGCTTTTTTCCACTTTGGACGCCATGCACCGCACATCCTTCGAGAATCTTTTTGAACGGGCCTTCCTGAACGAAGCGGTGAAAAAGGCGCTCATCTCGCAGGAAGGAGATTTTTATCCCTGGCTCAAGGCCGTACTCTGTCTTGAAACAGGCAATATAGACGAGGCGGCGCGGCTCTTTGCGGCTCTGGGCGTCTTCGATCTGCGCGAGATAGTGAAAAAATACAGGACAGCCATGACGCTGGCCTCGACGTTTCACACTTTCGCCGAAACGCTCTGA
- a CDS encoding putative metalloprotease CJM1_0395 family protein, with translation MSEALESISPRPVGPLTPLAPAAGPDGVGGGGRGRERSPFAPASRAGQNDGQESGPAGLPDLADSLSLSPEAQQQLRELKLRDAEVRAHESAHMAAGGGHVNGGAGYTYQKGPDGRQYAIGGHVSIDASSVPGDPEASREKAQQVRRAALAPGEPSGQDRQVAARAAAQEARAARDARKEEDDGEGPAASGLVSTVVEPASAGRTSASDAAVSADAAAAALAGTDPVDSAARRRAAGAYADMSMRGVMPTALAPGGTGISLQV, from the coding sequence ATGTCCGAAGCTCTGGAAAGCATCAGTCCCCGTCCTGTGGGACCGTTGACGCCGTTGGCTCCCGCCGCCGGTCCTGACGGCGTGGGCGGGGGTGGACGCGGTCGGGAGCGGAGTCCCTTTGCCCCGGCAAGCCGGGCGGGTCAGAACGACGGACAAGAGAGCGGCCCGGCGGGCCTGCCGGATCTGGCGGACAGCCTGAGCCTGAGTCCCGAAGCTCAACAACAGTTGCGCGAGCTGAAACTGCGTGACGCCGAGGTACGCGCCCATGAGAGCGCGCACATGGCGGCGGGCGGCGGGCATGTGAACGGCGGGGCCGGCTATACCTACCAGAAAGGGCCGGACGGGCGGCAGTACGCCATCGGCGGCCATGTTTCCATTGACGCCTCGTCCGTGCCGGGCGATCCGGAAGCCAGCAGGGAAAAGGCACAACAGGTGCGCCGAGCTGCCCTGGCCCCGGGAGAGCCTTCCGGCCAGGACCGCCAGGTGGCGGCGCGCGCCGCGGCTCAGGAAGCCCGTGCCGCGCGGGATGCCCGGAAAGAAGAGGACGACGGCGAGGGCCCGGCCGCATCCGGCCTGGTTTCGACCGTTGTGGAGCCCGCTTCCGCCGGGCGGACTTCCGCCTCGGACGCCGCTGTTTCCGCTGATGCCGCAGCGGCGGCCCTTGCGGGAACGGACCCGGTTGATTCGGCCGCGCGCCGTCGCGCCGCCGGAGCCTATGCCGACATGTCCATGCGCGGCGTCATGCCCACGGCCCTGGCCCCCGGCGGCACGGGCATTTCCCTGCAAGTCTAG
- a CDS encoding methyltransferase yields the protein MDRTPFAVLQRDATGYQRSCALTAAAELDFFTVILRNGNRMNAGDLARECGVDERGAAVLLNALAGMGYLCKSIGGASADPEQGGPGVYAVAEAYRDALDSRHPLSYVPMLRHMANAQRGWAELARTVRDGKPRTRRPSILGEEEDDRSFIMGMNSLAVRTAAPMIRALHEAGVLHFGEGPARILDVGGASGTYTQAFLECLPTATAVIFDRPVGIEAARQRFAGTPLEGRVDFQAGDFYSDALPSGFDLAWISAIIHQHGREQSRALYRNALQALKSGGKVAVRDFIMSADGTSPAAGALFGLNMLVHCADGRVYTFEEVREDLQAAGFTAAELAVPAETMSAVVTAVRPRM from the coding sequence ATGGACAGAACCCCCTTTGCCGTATTGCAGCGCGACGCCACGGGCTACCAGCGCTCCTGCGCGCTGACGGCGGCGGCTGAACTGGATTTTTTCACAGTTATTCTGCGCAACGGCAACCGGATGAACGCCGGGGACCTGGCGCGGGAATGCGGCGTGGACGAGCGCGGCGCCGCGGTGCTGCTGAACGCCCTGGCGGGCATGGGTTATCTGTGCAAAAGCATTGGCGGCGCATCGGCTGATCCGGAGCAGGGCGGCCCGGGGGTCTATGCCGTGGCCGAAGCCTACCGGGACGCGCTGGACAGCCGCCACCCCCTTTCCTATGTGCCCATGCTGCGGCATATGGCCAACGCCCAGCGGGGCTGGGCGGAGCTGGCGCGCACGGTGCGGGACGGCAAACCCAGAACCCGGCGGCCCAGCATCCTCGGCGAAGAGGAGGACGACCGTTCCTTTATCATGGGTATGAACTCGTTGGCCGTGCGCACGGCGGCCCCCATGATCAGGGCCCTGCACGAGGCCGGGGTGCTGCATTTCGGCGAAGGACCGGCGCGGATTCTGGACGTGGGCGGCGCGTCCGGCACCTATACCCAGGCTTTTCTGGAGTGTTTGCCCACGGCGACGGCCGTGATATTCGACCGCCCCGTGGGCATTGAGGCGGCGCGACAGCGTTTTGCGGGCACGCCCCTGGAAGGCAGGGTGGATTTTCAGGCCGGTGATTTCTACAGCGACGCCCTGCCGTCGGGCTTTGATCTGGCCTGGATCAGCGCCATCATCCACCAGCACGGGCGAGAACAAAGCCGCGCCCTGTACCGTAACGCCTTGCAGGCCCTGAAATCCGGCGGCAAGGTGGCCGTGCGCGATTTCATCATGAGCGCGGACGGAACCAGCCCGGCGGCCGGAGCCTTGTTCGGCCTGAACATGCTGGTGCATTGCGCGGACGGCAGGGTGTATACCTTTGAGGAAGTGCGGGAGGATCTGCAGGCTGCCGGTTTCACTGCGGCGGAACTGGCCGTGCCCGCTGAAACCATGTCCGCCGTGGTGACCGCCGTGCGACCTCGGATGTAG
- a CDS encoding AzlC family ABC transporter permease, which yields MSSPSTVSPVAEGLRRALPIVLGYVPVGFAFGVLAVKNNIPPSLAVAMAVLMFSGSGQFVFASLWGAGAGILSVIAAVFIVNLRYLLMSAAESPWLARLPRWQRFLLGLGLTDETFAVHITALQRGWKLSLTTLYLCNSTTHLAWVIGCAVGAFCGELVNDVRPLGLDYALTAMFLALLVPQCVSRLHVLVALFTTALSIALKAAGMSQWNVAVATILGASLGVLLLYARRGPGLENPGAEQNAGTQAEHSDKPSAQPSEVRP from the coding sequence ATGTCGAGTCCTTCCACCGTCTCCCCTGTGGCGGAAGGCCTGCGGCGCGCCCTGCCCATCGTGCTGGGCTATGTGCCTGTGGGCTTCGCCTTCGGCGTGCTGGCGGTCAAAAACAATATTCCCCCGTCCCTGGCCGTGGCCATGGCCGTGCTGATGTTTTCCGGCTCCGGCCAGTTCGTCTTCGCCAGCCTCTGGGGCGCGGGCGCGGGCATCCTGTCGGTCATCGCGGCGGTGTTCATCGTCAATCTGCGCTATCTGCTGATGTCCGCCGCCGAATCCCCCTGGCTGGCACGCCTGCCGCGCTGGCAGCGTTTTCTGCTGGGCCTGGGCCTCACGGACGAAACGTTCGCCGTGCATATCACAGCCCTGCAACGCGGCTGGAAGCTCTCTCTCACCACGCTTTATCTCTGCAACAGCACCACCCATCTGGCCTGGGTGATCGGCTGCGCCGTGGGCGCTTTCTGCGGCGAACTGGTCAACGACGTGCGCCCCCTGGGCCTGGATTACGCCCTCACCGCCATGTTTCTGGCCCTGCTGGTGCCCCAGTGCGTGAGCCGCCTGCACGTGCTGGTGGCCCTGTTCACCACGGCCCTGTCCATCGCCCTCAAGGCCGCCGGCATGAGCCAGTGGAATGTGGCCGTGGCCACAATTCTCGGCGCGAGCCTGGGCGTGCTGCTGCTCTACGCCCGGCGCGGCCCCGGCCTAGAGAATCCGGGAGCGGAACAGAACGCCGGAACGCAAGCCGAACATTCGGACAAACCTTCGGCCCAACCTTCGGAGGTCCGGCCATGA
- a CDS encoding AzlD domain-containing protein, which translates to MNAWIDAHSALLLCVLGSVLVTQLPKVLPVTFLRGDCLPALLRHWLSFVPVAVMAALVGPDVFFYEGRFNAGTSNLFLMVSLPSLLVAWWGKNYFVTIAFGISLVILARWLGWY; encoded by the coding sequence ATGAACGCATGGATTGACGCCCACAGCGCGCTGCTGCTCTGTGTTCTGGGCAGCGTGCTGGTAACCCAGCTGCCCAAGGTGCTGCCCGTGACCTTTCTCAGGGGCGACTGCCTGCCCGCCCTGCTGCGGCACTGGCTGTCCTTCGTGCCCGTGGCGGTCATGGCCGCCCTGGTGGGGCCGGACGTTTTCTTCTACGAAGGGCGTTTCAACGCGGGCACGTCAAATCTCTTCCTGATGGTCTCCCTGCCCTCCCTGCTGGTGGCCTGGTGGGGCAAGAACTATTTTGTGACCATCGCCTTCGGCATCAGCCTGGTGATTCTGGCCCGCTGGCTGGGCTGGTACTGA
- a CDS encoding DUF4911 domain-containing protein produces MDADRPNDPGPGMPHPALYRMGRAGRRAGPPLRPPRRSGRLLLRLTPEHIALFRFLLEAYDNLAYFTVLERRTALLKLVFSPQRERAVRRALAEMARSLPFTAEDWPLPDLSVPPEPADRA; encoded by the coding sequence ATGGACGCGGACCGCCCCAATGATCCCGGCCCGGGCATGCCGCACCCGGCCCTGTACCGCATGGGCCGCGCGGGACGGCGCGCCGGACCTCCCCTGCGGCCGCCCCGCCGCAGCGGCCGCCTGCTGCTGCGCCTGACGCCGGAACACATCGCGCTTTTCCGCTTTCTGCTGGAAGCCTACGACAATCTCGCTTATTTCACCGTGCTGGAGCGGCGTACCGCTCTGCTCAAGCTGGTCTTTTCGCCCCAGCGGGAACGCGCCGTCCGCCGCGCCCTGGCGGAAATGGCCCGGAGCCTGCCCTTTACGGCGGAGGACTGGCCCCTGCCCGATCTTTCCGTCCCGCCCGAGCCCGCCGACCGCGCCTGA
- the pyrH gene encoding UMP kinase, which yields MPTLKYKRVLLKLSGEALAGEHKTGIDPETVAAICGEIGTVLEMGVEMALVIGGGNIFRGLSGSAKGMERSSADYMGMLATVLNALAVQDMLEKQGYPTRVLSAITMQEVCESFIRRRALRHLEKGRVVICAAGTGNPYFTTDTTAALRGMELKCDAIIKATKVDGIYDKDPATHPDAVKFDSISYDETLSRRLGVMDATAFALVRDNNVPIIVCRMFGGDIRRAVLGEAVGTIVREN from the coding sequence ATGCCCACACTCAAGTACAAGCGCGTGCTGCTCAAACTGAGCGGCGAAGCCCTGGCGGGCGAGCACAAAACCGGCATCGACCCTGAAACCGTGGCCGCCATCTGCGGCGAAATCGGCACCGTGCTCGAAATGGGCGTGGAAATGGCCCTGGTCATCGGCGGCGGCAATATTTTTCGCGGACTCTCCGGCTCGGCCAAAGGCATGGAGCGTTCCTCGGCGGACTACATGGGCATGCTGGCCACGGTGCTCAACGCCCTGGCCGTGCAGGACATGCTGGAAAAACAGGGCTATCCCACCCGCGTGCTTTCGGCCATCACCATGCAGGAAGTCTGTGAGTCCTTTATCCGCCGCCGTGCCCTGCGCCACCTGGAAAAAGGCCGGGTGGTGATCTGCGCAGCGGGCACGGGCAACCCCTATTTCACCACCGACACCACGGCGGCCCTGCGCGGCATGGAACTGAAGTGCGACGCCATCATCAAGGCCACCAAAGTGGACGGCATTTATGACAAGGATCCGGCCACGCACCCCGACGCCGTCAAGTTCGACAGCATCAGCTACGACGAGACGCTCTCGCGGCGTCTGGGCGTCATGGACGCCACGGCCTTTGCCCTGGTGCGCGACAATAACGTGCCCATCATCGTCTGCCGCATGTTCGGGGGCGACATCCGCCGGGCCGTGCTGGGCGAAGCCGTGGGCACCATCGTACGCGAAAATTGA
- the frr gene encoding ribosome recycling factor produces the protein MDIDSTLLDAEDRMEKALAALDRDFAKLRTGRASTALVDGIKADYYGTPTPVSQMASVAVPDSRTLTIQPWDKGGIAAVEKAILKSDLGLTPVNDGKIIRIVIPPLTEERRKDLVKVARKYSEEAKVAVRNVRRDANDGLKKLEKDKEITEDELKKAVDDVQKLTDKFVGDVDKKCAAKEKEIMDI, from the coding sequence ATGGATATCGACAGCACCCTTCTGGACGCTGAGGACCGCATGGAAAAGGCCCTGGCCGCGCTGGACCGCGACTTCGCCAAACTGCGCACGGGACGCGCCTCCACCGCCCTGGTGGACGGCATCAAGGCCGACTACTACGGCACGCCCACGCCCGTCAGCCAGATGGCCTCCGTGGCCGTGCCCGACAGCCGCACCCTGACCATACAGCCCTGGGACAAGGGCGGCATCGCGGCGGTGGAAAAAGCCATTCTCAAGTCCGACCTGGGACTTACCCCGGTCAACGACGGCAAGATCATCCGCATCGTCATTCCGCCGCTCACCGAGGAACGCCGCAAGGATCTCGTCAAAGTGGCCCGCAAGTACAGCGAGGAGGCCAAGGTGGCCGTGCGCAACGTGCGCCGCGACGCCAACGACGGCCTGAAGAAGCTGGAAAAGGATAAGGAAATCACCGAGGACGAGCTGAAAAAGGCCGTGGACGACGTTCAGAAGCTCACGGACAAGTTCGTGGGCGACGTGGATAAGAAATGCGCGGCTAAGGAAAAGGAAATCATGGACATCTAG
- the uppS gene encoding polyprenyl diphosphate synthase, translating to MTEELEKLPTHIAIIMDGNGRWAQARGLPRSAGHRAGAEAVRTVVTECRGLGIRHLTLYAFSSENWNRPKSEISALFSLLLEFLRREVPLMEEKGIALKVLGDLEGLPLPQRTALRHAMGRTEAGREMTLNLALNYGGRAELVRAVRGFLRDNARPEDVTEESLAQRLYTAGQPDPDLLIRTSGEQRLSNYLLYQCAYSELYFTPVPWPDFGVDQLREALAVYAGRSRRFGKTQEQIDVR from the coding sequence ATGACAGAAGAACTTGAAAAACTGCCCACGCATATCGCCATCATCATGGACGGCAACGGCCGCTGGGCCCAGGCGCGCGGGCTCCCGCGCTCGGCCGGGCACCGCGCCGGGGCCGAAGCCGTGCGCACCGTGGTCACCGAATGCCGCGGTCTGGGCATCCGTCATCTGACCCTTTACGCCTTTTCCAGCGAAAACTGGAACCGGCCCAAGTCCGAGATCAGCGCCCTGTTCAGCCTGTTGCTGGAATTTCTGCGCCGTGAGGTGCCGCTGATGGAGGAAAAGGGCATCGCCCTCAAGGTGCTGGGCGACCTGGAAGGTCTGCCCCTGCCGCAGCGCACGGCCCTGCGCCACGCCATGGGCCGCACCGAAGCCGGGCGGGAAATGACGCTCAACCTGGCGCTCAATTACGGCGGCCGGGCCGAGCTGGTGCGCGCCGTGCGAGGCTTTCTGCGCGACAACGCGCGGCCCGAGGACGTTACCGAGGAGAGCCTGGCGCAACGCCTCTACACCGCCGGTCAGCCCGATCCGGACCTGCTCATCCGCACCAGCGGCGAGCAGCGTCTGAGCAATTATCTGCTGTACCAGTGCGCCTACAGCGAACTGTATTTCACGCCCGTGCCCTGGCCCGACTTCGGCGTCGACCAGTTGCGCGAGGCGCTGGCCGTCTATGCCGGGCGTTCGCGCCGTTTCGGCAAAACACAGGAGCAAATTGATGTCCGTTGA
- a CDS encoding phosphatidate cytidylyltransferase — protein sequence MSVDHAVDIRRIITGLALAAALLLVLWLRGWPLLFVILLVAALGLWEFYSLFWGPTGRIPSRICAIALGWGMLCLTWLNRPQDALVCLGAGFVLAAMTFLFRWDVVEEENAFSASGIFMAGLAYVPLLLLPATYLSTVKLIFVLAAVAVSDTAAYFVGTRFGHHKLWPRVSPNKSSEGAVGSLVACVIFCAVYGEIYGKVGWFSFALLGVAVNAFAQVGDLFESALKRSVHVKDSGSILPGHGGILDRADSFLFAMPMVAVVDQWFFFF from the coding sequence ATGTCCGTTGACCATGCCGTCGATATCCGCCGCATCATCACCGGCCTGGCTCTGGCCGCCGCGCTGCTGCTGGTGCTCTGGCTGCGGGGCTGGCCCCTGCTCTTTGTGATCCTGCTGGTTGCGGCGCTGGGCCTCTGGGAATTCTATTCGCTGTTCTGGGGCCCCACGGGCCGCATTCCCAGCCGGATCTGCGCCATCGCCCTGGGCTGGGGCATGCTCTGCCTGACCTGGCTGAACCGCCCGCAGGACGCCCTGGTCTGCCTGGGCGCGGGTTTTGTGCTGGCGGCCATGACCTTTCTGTTCCGCTGGGACGTGGTGGAGGAGGAAAACGCGTTTTCCGCCAGCGGCATTTTCATGGCCGGTCTGGCCTATGTGCCCCTGCTGCTGCTTCCGGCCACCTATCTTTCCACGGTCAAGCTGATCTTTGTGCTGGCCGCCGTGGCCGTGTCCGACACCGCCGCCTATTTCGTGGGCACGCGCTTCGGCCACCACAAGCTCTGGCCGCGCGTGAGCCCCAACAAAAGTTCCGAGGGCGCTGTGGGCAGCCTGGTGGCCTGCGTGATCTTCTGCGCCGTGTACGGTGAAATTTACGGCAAAGTGGGCTGGTTCTCCTTCGCCCTGCTGGGCGTGGCGGTCAATGCCTTTGCCCAGGTGGGCGATCTGTTTGAATCCGCGCTGAAGCGTTCCGTTCACGTCAAGGATTCCGGCTCCATCCTGCCCGGCCACGGCGGCATTCTGGACCGCGCGGACAGCTTCCTGTTTGCGATGCCGATGGTGGCGGTGGTGGATCAGTGGTTCTTTTTCTTCTGA
- the dxr gene encoding 1-deoxy-D-xylulose-5-phosphate reductoisomerase has product MAELWPGQGGPAIDYISGPPSERWQREQPRGLVILGATGSIGRNALAVVEAKPDFFRVWGLACARNVERLAAQAQRHRPPFLAVLDEAAAEKLAALLPAGYRPRVLVGREGYAQLAALPEASTVLSAQVGAAGLAGTLAAALAGKVVCLANKESLVLAGGLVRDICARTGAVILPVDSEHNAIFQCLAGRGQEVANLVLTASGGPFRGKSAAELRQVTVEQALKHPNWRMGAKISIDSATLMNKGLEVAEAFHLYGVPSERIRVLVHPQSVVHSLVELADNSMLAQMGPADMRMAIAHCLLWPHCAPVGVPPLDLVAAGQLSFHEPDLEAFPCLGLARKALARRGGLCVVMNAANEAAVELFLQGNCGFADIPRLIGAVLEAHAATAPGQGPFCPPVTTPADAADPLALEREVHTLVERIERLDHHSRALVRELTRDVRAFQS; this is encoded by the coding sequence ATGGCAGAACTCTGGCCGGGCCAAGGCGGTCCGGCGATCGACTATATTTCGGGGCCGCCCTCCGAGCGCTGGCAGCGGGAACAACCGCGCGGCCTGGTGATTCTGGGCGCCACCGGCTCCATCGGGCGCAACGCCTTGGCCGTGGTGGAGGCCAAACCGGATTTCTTTCGCGTGTGGGGTCTGGCCTGCGCCCGTAATGTGGAGCGCCTGGCGGCCCAGGCCCAACGCCACCGCCCGCCCTTCCTGGCCGTGCTGGACGAGGCCGCCGCCGAAAAACTCGCCGCCCTGCTTCCCGCCGGATACAGGCCGCGCGTTCTGGTAGGGCGCGAGGGCTATGCGCAACTGGCGGCCCTGCCCGAAGCCTCCACCGTGCTTTCGGCCCAGGTGGGCGCGGCCGGGCTGGCCGGAACCCTGGCGGCGGCCCTGGCGGGCAAGGTCGTCTGTCTGGCCAACAAGGAATCCCTGGTCCTGGCCGGTGGTCTGGTGCGCGACATCTGCGCCCGCACCGGCGCGGTCATCCTGCCCGTGGATTCGGAACACAACGCCATTTTTCAATGCCTGGCCGGGCGCGGCCAGGAGGTCGCCAACCTGGTGCTCACCGCTTCGGGCGGCCCCTTTCGCGGCAAAAGCGCGGCGGAACTGCGCCAGGTTACGGTGGAGCAAGCCCTGAAGCACCCCAACTGGCGGATGGGCGCAAAAATCAGCATTGATTCCGCCACCCTGATGAACAAAGGGCTGGAAGTGGCCGAGGCCTTCCATCTCTACGGCGTGCCCAGCGAACGCATCCGCGTGCTGGTGCATCCCCAGTCCGTGGTCCATTCCCTGGTGGAACTGGCCGACAATTCCATGCTGGCCCAGATGGGCCCGGCGGACATGCGCATGGCTATCGCCCACTGCCTGCTCTGGCCCCATTGCGCGCCCGTGGGCGTGCCGCCGCTGGACCTGGTGGCCGCCGGGCAGCTCTCCTTCCATGAGCCTGATCTGGAAGCCTTTCCCTGTCTCGGTCTGGCCCGCAAGGCCCTGGCCCGGCGGGGCGGGCTGTGCGTGGTGATGAACGCGGCCAACGAGGCCGCCGTGGAACTTTTTCTGCAAGGGAACTGCGGCTTCGCGGATATTCCCCGGCTCATCGGCGCGGTTCTGGAGGCCCATGCGGCCACCGCGCCGGGACAGGGGCCGTTCTGTCCGCCCGTGACCACTCCGGCCGACGCGGCTGATCCCCTTGCTCTTGAACGTGAAGTACATACCTTGGTAGAGCGCATAGAGCGCCTCGACCATCACAGCCGCGCGTTGGTCCGTGAACTGACGCGTGACGTTAGAGCATTTCAAAGTTAA